Proteins from a genomic interval of Luteibacter pinisoli:
- a CDS encoding serine hydrolase domain-containing protein encodes MKSFLLIALALLAGCATPHARRTDVLFWNQAQREANFRAMETQYASNVVHHGIAHPLPAGQPLQPAFADGTTLDSYMAAHHVAGILVIQDGKVRLERYGLGANAQTRWTSFSVAKSFTSTLVGAALRDGAIHSLDDTVTRYIPELSAGAYRDVTVRQLLTMTSGVRWNEDYSDPHSDVAQMYEGRRVAGQPLLVTYMAPLPREFAPGERWVYKTGETDLIGILVQRATGKTLAAYLSEKIWRPYGMAADALWLKDDVDGTEAGGSGVSATLGDYARLGQFLLDGGVAGGHPVLADGWLADAATKHADIGVPGRGYGYQWWTWDNGAFAGIGIFGQLLHVDPARHLVIVQLAAWPVATDDAQAKARGDFVQAVTRAADASPALH; translated from the coding sequence TTGAAATCCTTTCTCCTTATCGCGCTGGCGCTGCTCGCTGGCTGCGCCACGCCGCACGCACGTCGCACCGATGTGCTGTTCTGGAACCAGGCGCAGCGCGAAGCGAATTTCCGCGCGATGGAAACGCAGTACGCCAGCAACGTGGTTCACCACGGCATCGCACACCCGCTGCCGGCCGGCCAGCCGTTGCAGCCTGCCTTTGCGGACGGCACCACGCTCGACAGCTACATGGCCGCGCATCACGTCGCCGGCATCCTGGTGATCCAGGACGGCAAGGTGCGGCTCGAGCGCTACGGCCTCGGTGCCAACGCGCAGACGCGCTGGACCTCGTTCTCGGTGGCCAAGTCGTTCACCTCCACCCTGGTCGGCGCGGCGTTGCGCGACGGTGCCATCCACTCGCTGGATGACACCGTCACCCGCTATATCCCCGAGCTGTCGGCGGGCGCGTACCGCGACGTCACGGTGCGCCAGTTGCTGACGATGACTTCCGGCGTGCGCTGGAACGAGGATTACAGCGATCCGCATTCGGACGTTGCGCAGATGTACGAAGGGCGACGCGTGGCCGGCCAGCCGCTGCTGGTGACGTACATGGCGCCGCTGCCGCGCGAGTTCGCACCGGGCGAGCGCTGGGTCTACAAGACCGGTGAAACCGACCTGATCGGCATCCTCGTGCAGCGGGCCACGGGCAAGACGCTTGCTGCGTACTTGTCGGAGAAAATCTGGCGACCTTATGGCATGGCTGCCGACGCGCTATGGCTCAAGGACGATGTCGACGGGACGGAAGCGGGTGGCTCAGGCGTGTCCGCGACGCTCGGCGACTACGCGCGCCTTGGCCAGTTCCTGCTTGATGGCGGTGTGGCGGGTGGTCATCCCGTGCTGGCGGATGGCTGGCTTGCCGATGCGGCCACGAAGCACGCGGATATCGGGGTACCGGGCCGTGGCTACGGCTATCAGTGGTGGACGTGGGACAACGGTGCGTTCGCAGGCATCGGCATCTTCGGTCAGTTGCTGCATGTGGATCCGGCACGCCATCTGGTTATCGTGCAGCTTGCCGCCTGGCCGGTTGCGACGGACGACGCACAGGCCAAAGCCCGCGGTGATTTCGTGCAAGCGGTGACGCGCGCCGCCGACGCCAGCCCGGCGTTACACTAG
- a CDS encoding T6SS immunity protein Tdi1 domain-containing protein, with the protein MSLTWDDLTCHPDEEAINALATSWGWRIGDAFTPLLFTAFGDMFYEADEGGVFWLNTGTAEVGRVADNVEAFNQLLREDIADDWLLPPLVEALIEAGKECDDGECYSYVTLPVFAEGEYVVENFDPVPIREHFDITGSVLKQLENVPDGTDVSIDISH; encoded by the coding sequence ATGTCTCTCACCTGGGACGACCTTACCTGCCATCCCGACGAGGAAGCGATCAATGCGCTGGCCACCTCGTGGGGCTGGCGCATCGGCGATGCATTCACCCCGCTGTTGTTCACCGCGTTCGGCGACATGTTCTACGAAGCCGACGAAGGCGGCGTGTTCTGGCTGAACACCGGCACGGCGGAAGTCGGACGCGTGGCCGATAACGTGGAAGCGTTCAATCAGCTGCTGCGCGAAGACATCGCCGATGACTGGCTGCTTCCGCCGCTGGTCGAGGCACTGATCGAAGCCGGCAAGGAATGCGACGACGGCGAGTGCTACAGCTACGTCACGCTACCGGTGTTCGCAGAAGGCGAATACGTCGTGGAAAACTTCGACCCGGTGCCGATCCGCGAACACTTCGACATCACCGGCTCGGTCCTGAAGCAGCTCGAGAACGTGCCCGACGGCACTGACGTCAGTATCGATATCAGTCACTGA
- a CDS encoding RNA polymerase sigma factor → MTDHAHRAIDAIWKIESPRLIATITRMVRDLDLAEELAQDALVSALEQWPRDGVPRNPGAWLTQAAKHRAVDRIRRERMAGRKLEALGKDMEGLLESHDEALIDALDDDIGDDMLRLIFTACHPALSVEAQVALTLRLLGGLATDEIARAFLVPEATVAQRIVRAKRTLAGESVVYEVPRGDELNERLAAVLRVVYLVFNEGYAATAGEDWMRPALCEEALRLGRVLAGLMPREAEVHGLVALMEIQASRSGARTRSDGEPILLMDQDRGRWDRLLIARGLDALERAERLGGSRGPYALQAAIAACHARAPRGEDTDWRRIAALYAELIDVLPSPIVELNRAVAVSMADGPAAALAIVDTLVDEPVLKDYHLLPSVRGDLLYRLGQLDDARDAFLQAATMTRNEREKALLQARAAACDISD, encoded by the coding sequence ATGACCGACCACGCCCACCGTGCCATCGATGCGATCTGGAAGATCGAATCGCCACGCCTCATCGCCACGATCACCCGCATGGTGCGCGACCTGGACCTGGCCGAGGAGCTTGCCCAGGACGCGCTGGTGTCGGCACTGGAGCAGTGGCCACGGGATGGCGTGCCGCGCAATCCCGGCGCATGGCTCACCCAGGCGGCAAAACATCGCGCGGTCGACCGCATCCGCCGCGAGCGCATGGCGGGACGCAAGCTCGAAGCGCTGGGCAAGGACATGGAGGGCCTGCTCGAGTCGCACGACGAGGCCCTGATCGACGCGCTCGACGACGACATCGGCGATGACATGCTGCGGCTGATCTTCACTGCCTGCCACCCGGCGCTGTCGGTCGAGGCGCAGGTGGCGTTGACCTTGCGCCTGTTGGGCGGCCTGGCCACCGACGAAATCGCCCGCGCGTTCCTCGTGCCGGAGGCCACGGTGGCGCAGCGCATCGTCCGCGCGAAGCGCACGCTCGCCGGCGAAAGCGTCGTTTACGAGGTGCCGCGTGGTGACGAACTCAACGAACGCCTCGCGGCCGTGCTTCGCGTGGTCTACCTGGTGTTCAACGAGGGCTACGCGGCGACGGCCGGCGAAGACTGGATGCGCCCGGCGCTATGCGAGGAAGCCCTGCGGCTGGGGCGTGTCCTTGCCGGGCTGATGCCCCGCGAGGCCGAGGTACACGGGCTGGTCGCGCTGATGGAAATCCAGGCATCGCGCAGTGGCGCGCGTACGCGTTCGGACGGCGAGCCCATCCTGCTGATGGACCAGGACCGCGGCCGGTGGGATCGCCTGCTGATCGCGCGCGGCCTGGACGCGCTGGAGCGCGCGGAACGGCTCGGCGGCTCGCGCGGGCCGTATGCGCTGCAGGCGGCGATCGCCGCGTGCCACGCACGCGCGCCGCGCGGCGAGGACACGGACTGGCGACGTATCGCCGCGCTCTACGCCGAACTGATCGACGTGCTGCCCTCGCCCATCGTCGAACTCAACCGCGCCGTCGCCGTCTCCATGGCCGACGGCCCCGCCGCCGCACTGGCTATCGTCGACACCCTCGTCGATGAGCCGGTACTGAAGGACTACCACCTCCTCCCCAGCGTCCGCGGCGATCTTCTCTACCGCCTCGGCCAACTCGACGACGCCCGCGACGCCTTCCTGCAAGCCGCCACGATGACTCGCAATGAGCGCGAGAAGGCGTTGCTCCAAGCGCGCGCGGCGGCGTGCGATATCAGTGACTGA
- a CDS encoding YciI family protein, producing MHFLIVRKADSDSEAGAPVTRELVDAMAAYCDELAVQGRFHAGEGLKPSRDGVRVHFTAGREPVLTDGPFAEAKELVAGFSVIEADSMDDAVAWVKGWPTEDANGHAEIELRPIGCPGGLSNFGDPAEDESGRTRYIVMLKANARSETDWNPGPEILGRMAEANRAGHEAGYLIAGNGLSSSRHARRVRFSKGQPQVFDGPFAEIKEMVAGFWVLRVDSLDDVIAWTRTYPFPDGDDARLEIRPLYDMEELLAPLA from the coding sequence ATGCATTTCCTGATTGTCCGCAAGGCGGATAGCGACAGCGAAGCCGGCGCACCCGTGACCCGGGAGCTGGTGGACGCCATGGCGGCGTATTGCGACGAGCTTGCCGTGCAAGGCCGTTTCCACGCCGGCGAAGGCCTGAAACCCAGCCGCGATGGCGTACGGGTGCACTTCACCGCGGGACGGGAGCCGGTGCTCACCGACGGGCCGTTCGCCGAGGCGAAGGAGCTGGTCGCCGGCTTCAGCGTCATCGAGGCGGACTCCATGGACGACGCCGTCGCCTGGGTGAAGGGCTGGCCCACGGAGGATGCGAACGGCCATGCCGAGATCGAGCTGCGACCCATCGGCTGCCCCGGTGGCCTGTCGAACTTTGGCGACCCCGCCGAAGACGAGTCCGGGCGTACGCGCTACATCGTGATGCTCAAGGCGAACGCCCGTAGCGAGACGGACTGGAATCCCGGGCCCGAGATCCTCGGCCGCATGGCCGAGGCCAACCGCGCCGGGCACGAGGCGGGCTACCTCATCGCCGGCAACGGCCTGTCGTCCAGCCGGCACGCCAGGCGGGTGCGCTTCAGCAAGGGCCAGCCGCAGGTGTTCGACGGGCCGTTCGCGGAGATCAAGGAGATGGTCGCGGGCTTCTGGGTACTCCGCGTCGACAGCCTCGACGACGTGATCGCATGGACCCGCACCTACCCGTTCCCGGACGGGGACGATGCACGGCTGGAAATCCGTCCGCTCTACGACATGGAAGAACTTCTCGCGCCGCTGGCCTGA
- a CDS encoding VOC family protein: MNIQPYLFFNGTCEEAFTFYAKAFGGEILMMRRYEEMPAGEEGSDDSEEGKAFGKKIMHARIQVGDAIIMGSDAHPRYEYKGMHGFRVNLGFDTGKEAEDVFAILAKDAQEIMMPVAETFWAERFGMLTDKYGTPWMVNGGEHKGP, from the coding sequence ATGAATATCCAGCCCTATCTGTTTTTCAACGGCACCTGCGAAGAGGCCTTCACCTTTTATGCCAAGGCCTTCGGTGGCGAGATCCTGATGATGCGCCGCTATGAAGAGATGCCGGCCGGGGAAGAGGGTTCCGACGACTCCGAGGAAGGCAAGGCCTTCGGCAAGAAGATCATGCACGCGCGCATCCAGGTGGGCGACGCCATCATCATGGGCTCCGATGCGCACCCGCGTTACGAGTACAAGGGCATGCACGGCTTCCGGGTGAACCTGGGCTTCGACACCGGCAAGGAGGCCGAAGACGTCTTCGCGATCCTCGCCAAGGACGCACAGGAGATCATGATGCCGGTGGCCGAGACCTTCTGGGCCGAGCGCTTCGGGATGTTGACGGACAAGTACGGCACGCCGTGGATGGTGAACGGCGGCGAGCACAAGGGCCCGTGA
- a CDS encoding YciI family protein, which translates to MRCMVMVRAQAASEAGVMPSEALLTAMGNFNEELVRAGVLLAAEGLQPSARGARVRFSGDRREVIDGPFTETRELIAGFWLIQVRSLDEAIEWMKRCPNPFEGGESEIEIRPVFEAEDFGAEFTPEARAQEDRLRAEIASRS; encoded by the coding sequence ATGCGATGCATGGTGATGGTGAGGGCCCAGGCGGCTTCCGAGGCGGGTGTGATGCCGAGCGAGGCACTGCTTACGGCCATGGGCAACTTCAACGAAGAGCTGGTGCGGGCCGGCGTCCTGCTTGCCGCCGAAGGCCTGCAACCGAGCGCCAGGGGTGCCCGCGTGCGCTTCTCGGGCGACCGCCGTGAGGTCATCGACGGGCCGTTCACCGAGACCCGCGAGCTGATCGCCGGCTTCTGGCTCATCCAGGTCCGCTCGCTCGACGAAGCCATCGAATGGATGAAACGTTGCCCCAACCCGTTCGAGGGCGGGGAATCCGAGATCGAGATCCGCCCCGTGTTTGAAGCCGAGGACTTCGGTGCCGAATTCACCCCTGAAGCACGTGCCCAGGAAGACCGCCTGCGCGCCGAGATAGCCAGCCGTTCCTGA
- a CDS encoding HWE histidine kinase domain-containing protein, translating to MSEYASSPLERAIATPDHELREFRELADFAPVMIWRAGVDKRCDWFNKPWLDYTGRSMEEEMGNGWADGVHPDDLDTCLATYAGAFDARQPFSMEYRLRRHDGQYCWLLDNGAPFYRDGHFAGYWGSCIDVTAHRDAQRAQRVLINELNHRVKNTLAVVQAMAVQSFRDERPVADSLARFESRLVALAGAHDLLMVRAWEEVSLSNVVEGTVAPHDPDGTRVHLDGPALMLGPEAAVSVAMALHELLTNAIKYGALSVPAGRVALRWAHVPERHVLRMEWKETGGPTVEPPARRGFGTRFIERVLATQAGGSAKVTFAADGVHCVFEADARARPENSFPPHVDRAGLRSTSS from the coding sequence ATGAGCGAGTACGCCAGCAGCCCGCTTGAACGGGCGATCGCCACCCCGGACCACGAACTGCGCGAATTCCGCGAGCTGGCCGACTTCGCGCCGGTGATGATCTGGCGCGCCGGCGTGGACAAGCGCTGCGACTGGTTCAACAAGCCCTGGCTGGATTACACCGGCCGCTCCATGGAAGAGGAAATGGGCAACGGCTGGGCCGACGGCGTGCACCCTGACGACCTCGACACCTGCCTGGCCACCTACGCCGGTGCCTTCGATGCCCGCCAGCCGTTTTCCATGGAGTACCGGCTGCGCCGCCACGATGGCCAGTACTGCTGGCTGCTCGACAACGGCGCGCCGTTCTATCGGGACGGCCACTTCGCCGGCTACTGGGGTAGCTGCATCGACGTCACGGCCCACCGCGATGCCCAGCGGGCCCAGCGTGTCCTGATCAACGAGCTGAACCACCGGGTGAAGAACACCCTGGCCGTCGTCCAGGCCATGGCCGTGCAGAGCTTCCGCGATGAGCGTCCCGTGGCCGATTCCCTCGCCCGCTTCGAAAGCCGTCTGGTGGCCCTGGCCGGCGCCCACGACCTGCTGATGGTACGGGCCTGGGAAGAGGTGTCCCTGAGCAATGTGGTTGAAGGCACGGTCGCCCCACACGACCCGGACGGTACCCGCGTGCACCTGGATGGCCCGGCGCTGATGCTGGGCCCGGAGGCCGCCGTGTCCGTGGCCATGGCTCTGCACGAGCTGCTGACCAACGCCATCAAGTACGGCGCGCTGTCGGTGCCCGCTGGCAGGGTCGCCCTGCGCTGGGCCCATGTCCCCGAACGCCATGTCCTGCGCATGGAATGGAAGGAAACCGGGGGGCCCACGGTGGAGCCCCCCGCCCGGCGCGGCTTCGGCACCCGCTTCATCGAGCGGGTGCTGGCCACCCAGGCGGGGGGCAGCGCGAAGGTCACTTTTGCCGCGGACGGTGTGCATTGCGTGTTCGAGGCCGATGCGCGCGCCCGGCCCGAAAATTCTTTTCCCCCGCATGTCGATCGGGCCGGCCTTCGTTCGACGTCGTCATAA